In Oryza brachyantha chromosome 2, ObraRS2, whole genome shotgun sequence, a single window of DNA contains:
- the LOC102722279 gene encoding telomere length regulation protein TEL2 homolog isoform X2 yields MASKPSSSAAGAAASRGGGGDYGGARREDLTLDKVSEAADAVATASSAGEVVRAIHAVAALVFPVDSAAVAGTVDEPFRSQIINAISLSDDEQGSWMHAFYHGPAFPTISKILLSNVALKWLRQISASARKEIYDSFFVKGPPTEVIQALVPALSHKGGSKEDHNTICSNIERLLILCLVENKGVGQIIAEFTVSSKHDEDNLNPGRATLISRVAQLLASIPDKTRMGASPALSSSSFFKCVVDQLLLGAEQATVELDADEDANGSDASNSVLLFVGETISRVSRRGSTGILVAELIPRIRSHLKRCMESDHKTIGPDMIKRVSQSRFWFNMVEAIRDQHSIERLAEEMLRQLASQRTSDEEAYWILWTLFNQSFMHNTVMRGMFVDKFLLWKTFPLCCLRWILHYAVFQFPPNSAIETQKQRTSNFLGTLQTLVSAWSKKECVQSYPVEQQAYITAAIGLCLEKMSKRELETTKDVLNNILEGVSCRLESPVDLIRKMASAIALTFSKIVDPNNPLYLDENCLENVEWDFGVLSPKEITAPKDVEHRSKLKASLPENKKHVAEKKAKAIKHGISDNRAKIVEIKSLDSCETSGHAMNGDFEEEECDEERMNIDASSESSLEPYDLSDDDTDLQKKFTQLTDLAAALRKPDDPDGVENALSSAEKLVRASPDELRHNSGDLARALVHVRCSDVAMEGEEDSTEEKRQKALVALLVTCTFESLDVLTKLLYSSSVDVSQRILIIDVMTEAAQELAETKIVRRELRHGNLISDTSPSWLVPSDRGPPGAGPWREVSESGTLLNWSHRYEREVPSRSGQVKSGKSRKWGLEKAKDMQTEWSKNRFPL; encoded by the exons ATGGCGAGCAAGCCAAGCAGCTCCGCGGCGGGTGCTGCGGCctctcggggcggcggcggcgactatGGAGGCGCGCGCCGCGAAGACCTAACCCTGGACAAGGTGTCGGAGGCGGCCGACGCGGTCGCCACTGCGTCTAGCGCCGGCGAGGTTGTCCGCGCGatccacgccgtcgccgccctcgtcTTCCCCGTGGACTCCGCTGCCGTAGCCG GTACCGTGGACGAGCCCTTCAGGAGCCAG ATTATCAATGCGATAAGCCTCAGCGATGATGAACAGGGatcttggatgcatgctttTTACCATGGTCCAGCATTTCCTACTATATCAAAGATATTGCTAAGCA ATGTTGCCTTGAAGTGGTTACGGCAGATCAGTGCCTCTGCAAGGAAGGAAATCTATGATTCGTTTTTTGTCAAAGGACCTCCAACTGAAGTCATTCAAGCTCTTGTTCCTGCTTTGTCTCATAAAGGAGGCTCTAAGGAAGATCATAACACTATATGTTCAAACATTGAAAG GCTGTTAATTCTATGTTTGGTTGAGAATAAGGGGGTAGGCCAGATTATTGCAGAGTTCACTGTCAGCAGCAAGCATGATGAGGACAATCTCAACCCAGGCAGAGCAACTTTGATTTCAAGGGTTGCGCAACTACTCGCATCTATTCCAGATAAAACAAGAATGGGTGCTTCACCTGCATTGTCATCATC gtCATTCTTCAAGTGTGTCGTGGATCAGCTTCTTCTTGGAGCTGAACAAGCAACTGTGGAGTTGGATGCTGATGAAGATGCTAATGGATCAGATGCCTCTAATTCAGTGTTACTCTTCGTTGGTGAAACGATATCTCGTGTTAGTCGTCGTGGATCTACTG GCATTTTAGTTGCTGAGCTGATTCCTAGGATCCGTAGCCACTTAAAGAGATGTATGGAATCTGATCATAAAACGATAGGTCCTGACATGATCAAGCGTGTTTCCCAGTCTCGATTTTGGTTTAATATGGTTGAGGCAATTAGAGACCAGCATTCCATTGAAAGGTTGGCAGAAGAGATGCTGCGCCAACTCGCATCACAACGTACAAGTGATGAGGAGGCATACTGGATTCTGTGGACTTTGTTTAACCAGAGCTTCATGCATAACACTGTTATGAG GGGAATGTTTGTCGACAAATTTTTGCTTTGGAAAACATTTCCTCTATGCTGTCTGAGATGGATTCTTCACTATGCTGTCTTTCAATTCCCACCAAATTCAGCTATAGAAACTCAGAAGCAAAGGACATCTAACTTCCTTGGTACACTGCAAACTTTAGTCAGTGCATGGTCCAAGAAAGAGTGTGTTCAATCATACCCAGTGGAGCAACAAGCTT ACATTACTGCAGCAATTGGGTTATGTTTGGAGAAGATGTCAAAAAGAGaattagaaacaactaaagaTGTATTGAACAATATACTTGAAGGAGTAAGCT GTAGGTTAGAGAGTCCAGTTGATTTAATCCGGAAGATGGCCAGTGCTATTGCattgacattttctaaaatcgTTGATCCAAACAATCCCCTATACCTTGATGAGAACTGTTTAGAGAATGTTGAGTGGGACTTTGGGGTTTTATCTCCTAAGGAAATCACAGCTCCGAAGGATGTAGAACATAGAAGCAAGCTGAAAGCATCTTTGCCTGAGAACAAGAAACATGTTGCTGAGAAAAAGGCAAAGGCTATCAAACATGGTATTTCAGATAACAGGGCGAAAATCGTAGAGATCAAATCACTAGATTCTTGTGAAACGTCTGGCCATGCTATGAATGGGGATTTCGAGGAGGAAGAATGTGATGAGGAAAGAATGAACATTGATGCCTCCAGTGAATCATCCTTGGAGCCATATGATCTATCAGACGATGACACAGATTTGCAGAAGAAATTCACCCAACTAACAGATCTTGCTGCTGCACTACGAAAACCTGATGACCCAGATGGT GTTGAAAACGCTCTGAGTTCTGCCGAAAAGCTTGTGAGAGCTTCACCTGATGAATTACGCCACAACTCAGGTGATCTTGCTAGAGCACTTGTGCATGTTCGTTGCTCTGATGTGGCAATGGAAGGAGAGGAAGATTCTACTGAAGAAAAGAGACAGAAGGCACTAGTTGCCTTGCTGGTAACCTGCACATTTGAATCATTAGACGTTCTCACCAAATTGCTATACTCATCAAGCGTGGATGTAAGTCAGCGCATTTTGATTATTGATGTTATGACTGAGGCGGCGCAGGAGCTTGCTGAAACTAAAATTGTAAGGAGAGAGCTGCGGCATGGAAACTTGATATCTGACACCTCTCCTTCTTGGCTAGTTCCTAGTGACAGGGGACCTCCGGGTGCAGGTCCTTGGAGGGAAGTTTCAGAATCAGGAACACTTCTGAACTGGTCGCACCGGTATGAAAGAGAAGTTCCATCTAGATCAGGTCAAGTTAAATCAGGAAAATCTCGTAAATGGGGTCTTGAAAAAGCTAAAGATATGCAGACAGAGTGGTCAAAAAACAGATTTCCTTT
- the LOC102718898 gene encoding myosin-3: protein MGDHSDSDSSPKSSSSSSASSSSPSARRRSPPRVRVQSDEGGSSDGVLVELPSQEARSPGADPDGGVLVNMPADDTTSGETFEDAPDDLAVGSSRSARSLDESIAVIDFPDESSVAAECRKYKEEREVFARETVVLRKMLRELVLGEAHESLPAEDSDERVLASPTPLHSMLDDCSRLVLELNSVVRAREQEIERLRVGYAEAEVTREVVDANLGSSREGSEQAIGRIIASVDAVVGQYEVSSEGADEDGISLVERKTSLLAERYQHILLGIEQLEQVLAEVRPDFVATGRCDHATILGIVSEELVSSKRNEADFLQKVNTFGEENKNLAEELQTLKASLDAANAEAKKAKADFEQMEHKLSTTKEKLSMAVTKGKSLVQHRDSLKQALAEKTAQLDGCMTELQQNSYAMQAAESRVEELKVLLDEKSNEHEKCLDELRETYNAWEAAKAAVEQLTEQNTALTSVQVSLSAKDGILQRIEQVMSEASFPQDVLSFDMTDRLEWLVEQKKIADMIFSEHRKVKDILGSADLPHAVLTGELDSQIHWLLNSLYQAKQDAARMQDESSSMLHKLASHESKLNSMHEEVDRLTIALLEEKQEKDILTNEHAELISMYNAVSDNLSVVSSQYTELVKALTEFSDVQLEGNEILDGTKLVEQCLINIQGRGKSSPVESETFEKLQTQIYTLDQELTLCKIILEEDKVDKSEMMRLSDELQRMVQETYVLKNERDSLQKDLERVEEKSSLIREKLSMAVKKGKGLVQEREGLKQVLDEKNSDIEKLKHALDEKNSELDNLKQTLDGNSSVLEKLKHAWNELNSESESIKQALDAKNSEVDKLKHALNENNSEIENLKETLNEKDSETDKLKQGIDAMNMEMENLKYEIASRESAVIDLREQVEHLSSKVTHSEKLQLDIISLNDERGKVESMLTESKASWGALVESISSIYLPFDNPCEEPIDKIGQIVQYIKELQAAKSSVENELHKANEQVTSQDSRLADALSTLKVTEDELSKLKEHISSSSEEKLQVQLHIAAVEEELEKTNEELAMTASKLEDANVTINSLQDALSEARVNLSVLDAEKKVAEAKHETETSALNAKLAEYLEELDKSHGNLQSHSTEHHGYLEKLNTLAMRDNLLSLMAEEFRKKVSSLGEMGLMLRSMHEQLAVKGFQIDPIMEDSETGMPFSLPDYDNFVTERMASSKIRKGNADGVLSFSTIVEQMSNQAEYLSEFFKDLSGFMNHNIMLVHRSLQLASSNVAHTLEEHGTLRNELQNKDTHNRAQEAELLYLQKELRAMSSSCINCSQQIQTISDDLLELGYAIELATGNSNAVSKVEGSLSVLKDMDDGDYIKVSDALLSTVSKLKSESEKLSNQKGAVFTLLDELKSRLKQMESAAETSSQEHEQYVKRVCLLEKDLETLKDECKGMEIKIQEYQERENMLKEKELELLSLEHAQSKIDRGMAKVISKDQLEALFEKINKLNISSAESHLQRELAISSSPIEKLFTLIDEVDALRHEVDTLRYENEDLHLNLESHAREIEQLKEASRNSDSNRRELESKNSELLEVTVSMERMIQRLGYIGGKEALEDNKPTSTHALLSKLEKLIISSNMESGNAKSLIQELGAKLQAREKAIEELSTKVKVFDDLHHVRLVQPEANVDRAFEASSSAVGSEISDTEDLGPAGKASISSVPTAAHSRIMRKGSSDHLVLNIGRESERLITAQDSDDKGRIFKSLHTSGMIPAQGKQIADRVDGIWVSGSQILMNRPRARLGLMVYWLFLHLWVIGSIL from the exons ATGGGCGACCACTCCGACTCCGACTCCTCCCCCaagtcgtcctcctcgtcgtccgccTCTTCCTCGTCCCCCTCCGCGcgacgccgctcgccgccgcgcgtccgGGTGCAGTccgacgagggcggcagcagcgacggcgtcCTCGTTGAGCTCCCCTCCCAG GAAGCGCGGAGCCCCGGGGCTGaccccgacggcggcgtcctcGTCAACATGCCCGCCGACGACACCACCAGCGGGGAGACCTTCGAGGATGCCCCGGACGACCTCGCTGTGGGCAGCTCCCGCTCCGCCCGCTCCCTAGATGAATCCATTGCTGTCATCGACTTCCCGGACGAATCGAGCGTAGCTGCCGAGTGCCGGAAGTATAAG GAAGAGAGGGAGGTGTTTGCAAGGGAGACTGTGGTGCTCCGAAAGATGTTGCGTGAGCTTGTGTTGGGAGAAGCACATGAATCATTGCCGGCAGAGGACTCTGATGAGAGGGTTCTGGCATCGCCGACACCTCTACACTCGATGCTTGACGATTGCTCAAGACTTGTGCTTGAACTGAACTCAGTGGTGCGTGCAAGGGAGCAGGAGATTGAGAGATTACGTGTTGGGTATGCAGAGGCTGAGGTGACGAGGGAGGTTGTGGATGCAAACCTTGGTTCATCAAGGGAAGGGTCCGAACAAGCTATTGGGAGAATTATTGCGTCTGTTGACGCTGTGGTTGGGCAATATGAGGTCAGCAGCGAGGGTGCTGATGAAGATGGGATATCTCTTGTTGAAAGGAAGACTTCATTGCTGGCAGAGAGGTATCAGCACATCTTACTGGGTATTGAACAACTCGAGCAGGTCCTAGCAGAGGTGAGGCCTGATTTTGTGGCTACGGGGCGATGTGATCATGCTACCATCTTAGGTATTGTTTCAGAGGAATTGGTTAGCAGCAAGAGGAATGAAGCAGATTTCCTGCAGAAAGTGAACACTTTTGGGGAAGAAAACAAGAATCTTGCTGAAGAACTTCAGACTTTGAAAGCCTCTCTGGATGCAGCTAATGCTGAAGCAAAAAAAGCGAAAGCAGACTTTGAACAGATGGAGCATAAATTATCAACAACTAAGGAAAAACTCAGCATGGCTGTTACGAAGGGTAAGTCATTGGTGCAGCACCGTGATTCGTTGAAGCAGGCATTGGCAGAAAAGACAGCTCAGCTTGATGGGTGCATGACAGAGTTGCAGCAGAACTCATATGCTATGCAAGCCGCTGAGAGCAGAGTGGAGGAACTCAAGGTTTTGCTGGATGAAAAGTCGAATGAGCATGAAAAATGTTTGGACGAGCTTCGAGAAACATATAATGCATGGGAAGCTGCTAAGGCTGCTGTTGAGCAACTGACTGAACAAAACACTGCACTTACTTCTGTTCAGGTCTCCCTTTCAGCAAAGGATGGGATTCTTCAACGCATTGAACAGGTGATGTCAGAGGCATCATTCCCACAGGATGTGCTTTCCTTTGATATGACTGACAGATTGGAATGGCTAgttgaacaaaagaaaattgctGACATGATCTTCTCAGAGCACCGGAAAGTTAAAGATATCCTAGGCTCAGCTGACCTGCCACATGCAGTCTTAACTGGTGAGCTCGATTCACAAATCCATTGGCTTCTTAACTCACTGTACCAGGCTAAACAGGATGCAGCCCGGATGCAGGATGAGTCCTCTAGTATGCTCCACAAATTAGCTTCACATGAATCAAAGTTGAATTCAATGCACGAGGAAGTTGACCGCTTGACAATAGCTCTACTTGAAGAGAAGCAAGAAAAGGACATACTTACAAATGAACATGCTGAATTGATATCCATGTACAATGCTGTTAGTGATAATCTGTCAGTTGTCTCATCACAGTATACTGAGCTTGTAAAGGCACTTACAGAGTTTTCTGATGTCCAATTGGAAGGCAATGAAATCCTGGATGGTACCAAATTAGTGGAGCAGTGCCTCATCAACATCCAAGGAAGAGGGAAATCCTCTCCTGTTGAGTCTGAAACTTTCGAGAAGCTTCAAACACAAATTTACACCCTAGATCAAGAATTAACATTATGTAAAATAATTCTTGAAGAAGACAAAGTTGATAAATCTGAGATGATGAGGTTATCTGATGAATTACAAAGAATGGTGCAGGAAACTTATGTACTGAAAAATGAAAGGGACTCATTACAGAAAGATCTTGAACGGGTGGAGGAAAAATCATCTTTAATCAGGGAGAAACTATCAATGGCTGTTAAAAAGGGCAAGGGTTTGGTACAAGAGCGTGAAGGACTCAAGCAAGTCCTAGATGAGAAGAACTCTGACATAGAGAAGCTAAAACATGCACTGGATGAAAAGAATTCTGAATTAGATAACTTGAAACAAACTCTTGATGGAAACAGCTCTGTTTTAGAGAAGTTAAAACATGCTTGGAATGAACTGAACTCTGAATCAGAGAGCATAAAACAAGCTTTGGATGCAAAAAACTCTGAGGTAGATAAGTTAAAGCATGCTCTTAATGAGAATAACTCTGAAATAGAGAATTTGAAAGAAACATTGAATGAAAAGGACTCTGAAACAGATAAGCTAAAACAAGGTATTGATGCAATGAACATGGAAATGGAGAATCTAAAGTATGAGATAGCATCAAGAGAATCTGCTGTTATAGATCTCAGAGAGCAAGTTGAGCATCTATCTTCTAAGGTTACACACTCTGAAAAGTTGCAGCTAGACATTATTTCCCTTAATGACGAAAGGGGAAAAGTGGAAAGCATGTTGACAGAATCCAAAGCTTCTTGGGGTGCTCTAGTTGAATCGATATCAAGCATTTATCTTCCTTTTGATAACCCATGTGAGGAACCTATCGACAAAATAGGCCAGATTGTCCAATACATCAAGGAATTACAAGCTGCTAAGAGTTCTGTGGAGAACGAGCTACACAAAGCAAATGAGCAAGTGACCTCACAAGATAGCAGGCTTGCTGATGCCCTTTCAACCCTAAAGGTAACAGAAGATGAATTGAGTAAATTAAAGGAGCATATATCTTCTAGTTCTGAAGAAAAGCTGCAAGTACAATTGCATATTGCTGCTGTAGAAGAGGAATTGGAGAAAACAAATGAGGAACTGGCTATGACTGCCAGCAAATTAGAAGATGCCAATGTAACAATTAACTCACTACAAGATGCGTTGTCAGAGGCCAGAGTGAACCTTTCTGTTCTTGATGCTGAAAAGAAGGTGGCTGAAGCCAAACATGAAACAGAAACCAGTGCTCTTAATGCCAAGCTTGCCGAATATTTGGAAGAGTTGGATAAAAGTCATGGAAACTTACAGAGTCATTCGACTGAACATCATGGTTACCTTGAGAAACTTAATACACTTGCGATGAGAGACAATCTCTTATCATTAATGGCTGAAGAATTTCGCAAGAAGGTCAGTAGCTTGGGAGAAATGGGCCTTATGTTGAGGAGTATGCACGAACAGCTTGCTGTGAAGGGTTTTCAGATTGATCCAATAATGGAG GATTCAGAAACAGGAATGCCGTTCTCTCTTCCAGACTACGATAACTTTGTTACTGAAAGAATGGCGAGCAGCAAAATTAGAAAAGGGAATGCTGATGGTGTTTTGTCGTTCTCTACTATTGTTGAACAGATGAGCAACCAAGCTGAATACCTGTCTGAGTTTTTTAAAGACTTGTCAGGTTTCATGAATCATAATATCATGCTGGTTCATCGCTCTTTGCAATTGGCAAGTAGCAATGTTGCTCATACTTTAGAAGAGCATGGTACCTTGAGGAATGAATTGCAAAACAAGGACACTCATAACAGAGCTCAAGAAGCCGAATTGCTTTATCTACAGAAAGAGTTGAGGGCAATGTCATCAAGTTGTATTAATTGTAGCCAACAGATTCAAACCATTTCTGATGATCTTCTTGAACTAGGCTATGCAATAGAATTGGCAACAGGAAACTCCAACGCTGTATCAAAAGTTGAAGGATCTTTATCTGTTTTGAAGGATATGGATGATGGTGATTATATTAAGGTTTCAGATGCTTTATTATCTACTGTAAGCAAACTGAAGTCAGAGTctgaaaaattatctaatcAGAAAGGGGCAGTGTTCACCTTGTTAGATGAGTTAAAGTCGAGGCTGAAACAAATGGAGTCAGCTGCTGAAACTTCTTCGCAGGAGCATGAGCAGTATGTAAAAAGAGTTTGTTTGCTGGAGAAAGATCTTGAAACATTAAAAGATGAGTGCAAGGGAATGGAAATAAAGATCCAGGAGTACCAAGAAAGGGAGAATATGTTGAAGGAAAAAGAGTTAGAGCTGCTGTCATTAGAGCACGCACAGAGTAAAATAGACAGAG GTATGGCCAAAGTTATTTCAAAGGATCAACTAGAAGCGctttttgagaaaataaataagcTAAATATATCATCTGCTGAGTCGCATTTGCAGAGAGAATTGGCTATATCCTCTAGTCCTATTGAAAAGCTCTTCACTCTCATTGATGAAGTTGATGCGCTTCGGCACGAAGTGGATACCTTGAGATATGAAAATGAAGATTTACATTTAAATCTTGAGTCCCATGCTCGTGAAATTGAGCAGCTAAAGGAGGCATCCAGAAATAGTGACTCAAACCGCAGGGAGCTAGAATCAAAGAATAGTGAGCTACTTGAGGTAACAGTTAGCATGGAAAGGATGATTCAGCGATTAGGATATATTGGAGGAAAAGAAGCACTAGAAGATAACAAGCCTACAAGCACACATGCGCTGTTATCAAAGCTGGAAAAACTAATAATTTCCTCAAATATGGAATCTGGGAATGCTAAATCTTTAATACAGGAGCTGGGAGCAAAGCTACAGGCCAGGGAAAAGGCAATTGAGGAATTGTCAACAAAAGTTAAGGTGTTTGATGATTTGCATCATGTTCGGCTTGTTCAGCCAGAGGCTAATGTAGATAGAGCATTCGAAGCATCTTCCTCAGCGGTTGGTTCAGAGATATCTGATACTGAAGATTTG GGACCAGCAGGGAAGGCTTCAATTTCTTCTGTCCCTACGGCTGCACATTCAAGAATAATGCGAAAAGGTTCATCTGACCATCTTGTTCTGAATATTGGCCGAGAGTCTGAACGGCTAATTACTGCACAAGATTCAGACGACAAAG GGCGCATATTTAAATCACTGCATACATCTGGAATGATTCCAGCACAAGGAAAACAGATTGCTGATAGGGTTGATGGCATCTG GGTCTCAGGGAGCCAAATTCTGATGAACCGGCCTCGTGCAAGGCTAGGACTCATGGTTTACTGGCTCTTCTTGCACCTATGGGTGATAGGCAGCATCTTGTGA